In a single window of the Bradyrhizobium erythrophlei genome:
- a CDS encoding translational machinery protein, whose amino-acid sequence MPTHFHAIVWIDHSQAKTFHVGLSGDDEMILHPRLPTRHLHHKANSIGSGHAGFDKEFFGQVLNTISDAGEILIIGPAGAKTELAKYLREQHSTIGDRIVAVEAAGHPSDPEIVAYARKYFKIAPARVAGPNQR is encoded by the coding sequence ATGCCTACCCACTTTCATGCGATCGTTTGGATCGACCATTCGCAGGCCAAAACCTTCCACGTCGGTCTGTCCGGCGACGACGAGATGATCTTGCATCCGCGCCTGCCCACCCGGCACCTTCACCACAAGGCCAACTCGATCGGCAGCGGGCATGCCGGGTTTGACAAGGAGTTTTTTGGGCAGGTCCTGAACACCATCAGTGATGCCGGCGAAATCCTGATCATTGGCCCTGCCGGCGCCAAAACCGAACTCGCCAAATACCTCCGCGAGCAGCACTCAACAATCGGCGATCGGATCGTCGCGGTGGAAGCCGCCGGTCATCCCAGCGACCCCGAGATTGTGGCTTACGCCAGGAAATATTTTAAGATCGCTCCCGCGAGGGTGGCTGGGCCGAACCAGAGATAA
- a CDS encoding winged helix-turn-helix domain-containing protein yields MLPISRNEPVAFLADIDGVPTLIRFLATDIPAEMQFNDGYFISKDTDIHSLLSNALEKVAETVLRVGSLELDLIGRTAKRGDRAIDLRPREFHLLKYMMQQSDQLLTRATLLKEVWHYKFVPETNLVDVHMGRLRRKVDGPDEVPMIRNVRGAGFVLSAAPTHKVLLHEDATRI; encoded by the coding sequence ATGCTGCCGATTTCGCGGAATGAACCGGTGGCGTTCCTGGCCGACATCGACGGCGTACCGACGCTGATTCGTTTCCTCGCCACAGATATACCCGCGGAAATGCAATTTAACGACGGCTATTTTATCTCCAAGGATACTGACATTCATTCGCTGCTGTCGAACGCACTTGAAAAGGTGGCTGAAACGGTGCTGCGCGTGGGATCACTGGAGCTCGATCTCATCGGTCGAACTGCGAAGCGTGGCGACCGCGCGATCGATCTGCGGCCGCGCGAATTTCATTTGCTCAAATACATGATGCAACAGAGCGACCAATTGCTGACGCGCGCGACCCTCTTGAAAGAAGTATGGCACTATAAATTCGTTCCTGAAACGAATCTTGTCGATGTTCATATGGGCCGACTGCGCCGCAAGGTCGACGGGCCAGATGAAGTTCCCATGATTCGAAATGTCCGCGGCGCAGGATTCGTTCTAAGCGCGGCTCCAACTCACAAGGTCTTGCTCCACGAAGATGCAACTCGAATTTAG
- a CDS encoding ABC transporter ATP-binding protein, which yields MLRPGPTSEPLIEIAGLSKTFVTEDGPFDALSDINLSVARGEFLAVVGPSGCGKSTLMRCIAGLEPPTEGSVNVEGRPVREPPRQMGVVFQRDILLDWRTVIDNVTLVAEFRRRDMRELRPRADQLLARFGLEQFRNRHPWELSGGMRQRVAICRALLDDPELLLMDEPFGALDALTRDDLNLELARLWQETKKTIVFITHGISEAVFLADRVVVMARNPGRIVKTVNIDLPRPRRLAARETEQFGGHVAAVRSELAALGLIGTD from the coding sequence ATGTTGCGGCCGGGACCGACCAGCGAACCGCTCATCGAGATAGCGGGACTTTCAAAAACGTTCGTCACGGAGGACGGACCTTTTGACGCCTTGAGCGACATCAACTTGAGTGTGGCGCGGGGTGAGTTTCTTGCCGTTGTCGGTCCTTCCGGCTGCGGCAAGAGCACGCTGATGCGCTGCATCGCCGGACTCGAGCCGCCGACGGAAGGCTCCGTCAATGTCGAAGGGCGACCGGTTCGCGAGCCGCCGCGGCAGATGGGCGTGGTGTTCCAACGTGATATTCTTCTCGACTGGCGCACGGTGATCGACAACGTGACACTCGTCGCGGAATTCCGCCGTCGGGACATGCGCGAATTGCGGCCGCGCGCCGATCAGCTTCTCGCGCGTTTCGGCCTTGAGCAGTTCAGGAATCGCCATCCCTGGGAACTCTCGGGAGGCATGCGGCAACGCGTGGCGATCTGCCGTGCGCTGCTCGACGATCCCGAATTGCTGCTGATGGATGAACCATTCGGCGCGCTCGACGCCTTGACGCGGGATGACCTCAACCTCGAACTTGCGCGGCTCTGGCAGGAGACGAAGAAGACGATCGTCTTTATCACTCACGGCATTTCCGAGGCGGTCTTTTTGGCCGACCGCGTTGTGGTGATGGCGCGCAATCCCGGACGGATCGTCAAGACGGTGAACATTGACCTTCCACGCCCCCGCCGTCTGGCGGCACGGGAAACCGAGCAATTTGGCGGTCATGTCGCTGCCGTGCGATCGGAACTTGCCGCTCTTGGCTTGATCGGAACCGATTGA
- a CDS encoding Hsp70 family protein, with protein sequence MSNCGLDFGTSNTTLGTIVGNVPVLAVLETGHTTIPSAIFYEVDGAVVIGRKAIEAYVDGAPGRLMRSLKSVLGTALIDETTKLGRERTSFRDVIAYYLGAVKRRAEQATGRELCNLVHGRPVHFVDNDPAADRKAEQTLRGIAQDIGFADVTFQFEPIAAALDYERQIACEEIALIADIGGGTSDFSIVRLSPERHSQIDRRADILANDGVRVGGTDFDRQLSLGAVMPLLGYRSAMKRAGLDVPSGYFHDLATWANINRMYEQKVMSEVRQVRQEVRQPELLDRLVRVLQEQRGHTLAMEIEEAKIALSDARRANIPLGWIQPDLDVDITRTELVSHTRQLAARIGARIKICLEQAQLDAGEIDAVFLTGGSVQLPHVRKAITAMVPSARTVDGDTFGAVGKGLTIEAERRYGPAA encoded by the coding sequence ATGTCAAATTGCGGGCTCGATTTCGGCACGTCGAACACGACGCTGGGGACCATTGTGGGCAATGTGCCGGTGCTCGCGGTGCTGGAAACCGGGCACACGACAATTCCAAGTGCGATCTTCTACGAAGTCGATGGTGCGGTCGTCATCGGCCGTAAAGCGATCGAGGCTTACGTCGACGGCGCACCCGGCCGCTTGATGAGAAGCCTCAAATCCGTGCTCGGCACGGCGCTGATCGACGAGACGACCAAGCTTGGGCGCGAGCGCACGAGTTTTCGCGATGTGATCGCTTACTATCTGGGCGCCGTAAAGCGGCGCGCCGAACAGGCGACAGGCCGTGAACTGTGCAACCTGGTTCATGGCCGACCGGTTCATTTCGTCGACAACGATCCCGCGGCCGACCGCAAAGCCGAGCAGACACTGCGCGGTATCGCGCAGGACATCGGCTTCGCCGACGTGACATTCCAATTCGAGCCAATCGCCGCTGCGCTGGATTATGAGCGTCAAATTGCCTGCGAGGAAATAGCGCTTATTGCCGACATCGGCGGTGGAACGTCGGATTTTTCCATCGTGCGCCTCAGTCCTGAACGGCATTCCCAGATCGACCGCAGGGCGGACATTCTGGCGAACGATGGTGTCCGGGTCGGTGGTACCGATTTCGATCGTCAACTCAGCCTGGGTGCCGTGATGCCGTTGCTCGGTTACCGCAGCGCCATGAAGCGTGCCGGCCTCGACGTGCCCTCAGGCTATTTCCACGATCTGGCGACATGGGCGAACATTAACCGCATGTACGAGCAAAAGGTGATGTCCGAGGTGCGCCAGGTTCGCCAGGAGGTCAGGCAGCCGGAATTGCTGGACCGGCTGGTGCGCGTACTGCAGGAACAGCGCGGCCATACGCTGGCGATGGAAATCGAAGAAGCGAAAATCGCCTTGTCGGATGCTCGCCGGGCGAACATCCCATTGGGCTGGATTCAGCCTGACCTCGATGTTGATATCACCCGAACCGAGCTTGTCAGTCATACCAGGCAACTGGCCGCCCGCATTGGCGCACGCATCAAGATCTGCCTCGAACAGGCCCAGCTTGATGCCGGCGAAATCGACGCCGTATTCTTGACAGGTGGCTCGGTCCAACTTCCCCATGTGCGCAAGGCGATTACTGCGATGGTTCCATCGGCTCGAACCGTGGACGGAGACACGTTCGGCGCCGTAGGAAAAGGATTGACGATTGAAGCTGAGCGGAGATACGGCCCCGCCGCTTAA
- a CDS encoding TetR/AcrR family transcriptional regulator — translation MSQNDAIHQDKRGPAKGQRKSDRSRATILAAATKEFSRKGFDGARIDQIASRSKVNKNLIYLYFGNKDGLFLAALESVYLKLREAQDDPHVLSLDPVAGIREFVRSTFRGFLAAPDLISLAASENVHRAAHLKKSPIIKKLYNRIPATLDELYRKGLREGQFRPGIDMIELYISIVSVCSYHISNQYTLSILLQTDLMADERLDLREQHSTNMILRHLCIDADRILAAST, via the coding sequence GTGAGCCAGAACGACGCCATACATCAAGACAAGCGCGGGCCGGCGAAGGGTCAGCGAAAATCAGATCGATCGCGCGCTACAATTCTCGCAGCAGCGACCAAGGAATTTTCGCGCAAGGGCTTCGATGGTGCCCGGATCGATCAGATTGCATCGCGGTCCAAGGTCAACAAGAACCTCATTTATCTCTATTTCGGAAACAAGGACGGGCTCTTTCTGGCCGCCTTGGAGAGCGTCTATCTCAAGCTTCGTGAGGCGCAGGACGATCCTCATGTGCTCTCGCTTGATCCGGTTGCGGGGATCAGGGAGTTTGTACGGTCGACATTCAGAGGGTTTCTGGCGGCGCCGGATCTGATTTCGCTCGCCGCCAGCGAGAATGTTCACCGGGCGGCTCATCTGAAAAAGTCGCCCATCATCAAGAAGCTTTACAATCGCATTCCCGCAACGCTCGACGAACTGTACAGGAAGGGATTGCGGGAAGGGCAGTTTCGACCCGGAATCGATATGATTGAATTGTACATCAGTATCGTCAGCGTCTGCTCATATCACATATCCAACCAGTACACGTTGTCCATTCTTCTGCAGACCGATCTGATGGCGGACGAACGGCTTGATCTTCGCGAACAGCATTCCACAAACATGATTCTTCGGCATCTGTGCATCGATGCCGACCGCATTCTTGCGGCCTCGACTTGA
- a CDS encoding response regulator transcription factor, with translation MNKTPLISIVDDDSVVRAAIESFVKSHGFLTCTFPSASAFLQSPRGAETSCLISDVQMPDINGVELQDRLIDLGLSIPTIFITAYPNDEVRTRVLSAGAVCFLHKPFDGQSLIRCIDDALKGSSGNLTSE, from the coding sequence TTGAACAAAACTCCGCTAATCTCGATTGTCGACGATGACAGTGTTGTCCGGGCGGCAATAGAAAGCTTTGTGAAGTCTCATGGATTTCTGACCTGCACGTTTCCCTCTGCGAGCGCGTTTCTGCAATCGCCGCGGGGAGCGGAAACTTCGTGTCTGATTTCTGATGTCCAAATGCCGGATATTAACGGGGTCGAACTGCAAGATCGTCTGATCGACTTAGGTTTGAGTATTCCGACGATCTTCATTACGGCCTATCCGAACGACGAGGTCCGCACCCGGGTGCTAAGCGCAGGAGCCGTTTGCTTTTTGCACAAGCCGTTCGACGGGCAATCGCTCATCCGATGCATTGACGATGCTCTCAAGGGGAGCAGTGGAAATCTCACATCCGAGTAA
- a CDS encoding ABC transporter permease — MSATRVRPQSFGSMLVVLAGALIVWEICVHLFQIRAFVLPAPSAIALEIAERPNFYLKHSLFTMGTTLAGFFLSVVLGVTLAVGIVSFSIIDRVFFTLLIAVNSVPKVAMAPLFVIWLGTGAEPKVAVTLLIAIFSIVIDTVLGLRSVEPDMLALARSAGATRMQTLLKIRFPNALASMFAGMKVAISFALVGAIVGEFVAGDRGLGFVILSSQGMFETTSVFASLCILGLLGSALFFAVEAAERRILPWHVSQRLEAGGHRP, encoded by the coding sequence ATGAGCGCAACACGGGTCCGGCCTCAAAGTTTTGGCTCCATGCTCGTCGTTCTGGCGGGAGCGTTGATCGTCTGGGAAATTTGCGTCCATCTCTTCCAGATCCGCGCCTTCGTGTTGCCGGCGCCGAGCGCCATCGCGCTCGAAATCGCGGAACGTCCGAATTTTTATCTCAAGCATTCTCTCTTCACGATGGGAACGACGCTGGCCGGGTTTTTCCTGTCGGTTGTGTTGGGTGTCACCCTTGCCGTCGGTATCGTCTCGTTTAGCATCATCGATCGCGTTTTCTTCACGCTGCTGATCGCTGTCAACAGCGTACCGAAGGTCGCGATGGCACCGCTTTTCGTCATCTGGCTCGGGACCGGCGCGGAGCCGAAGGTCGCGGTAACGCTGCTGATTGCCATCTTTTCAATCGTGATCGATACCGTGCTTGGGCTGCGATCGGTCGAACCGGATATGCTGGCGCTTGCGAGATCTGCCGGCGCCACACGTATGCAAACTCTCTTGAAAATTCGCTTTCCCAACGCACTCGCCAGCATGTTCGCGGGCATGAAGGTTGCGATATCGTTTGCGCTTGTCGGCGCTATCGTCGGTGAGTTTGTCGCGGGCGACCGCGGCCTCGGATTCGTTATCCTGTCCTCGCAAGGAATGTTCGAAACGACGAGCGTCTTTGCATCGCTTTGTATCCTTGGCTTGCTGGGTTCCGCGCTCTTCTTTGCGGTGGAGGCCGCCGAGCGGCGCATCTTGCCGTGGCATGTGTCGCAGCGGCTTGAGGCCGGTGGTCACCGCCCGTGA
- a CDS encoding SagB/ThcOx family dehydrogenase: MRAPGKNKGRRIAPPTISARLAGHITLEAHPDGSLLACFDGHAVGLGKFSAGAVDRAQELRTGLPLGSFASDSLVDKEIDLLVRRLARRGLVEYRFGRSADDMDQVVIEPQVPDYWPQAPKLGDADMIVLSRFAYLRRRANEMVLESPRAGALFRICDAKVATTLALLSTPRQIKQFRRQDGFPGIELLALLLDCQILFRVDAGSSEGLRPAEGDDHLVLWDFHDLLFHTRITEGRQANPLGGLFPYADVIAPPPAVRPPWPGKQIDLDELSTAPSQTISPIAKLLRERHSTRDFDDQQPITLAELSRFLDGTARVQSKWQSTLDFGDAAPVVAYTARPYPSGGSAYELELYLAVANCEGLERGFYHYDADRHALVPIGVRSQEFDALLASAEFAMDAPAPPQILITIAARFDRVSWKYSSIAYSLILKDVGVLIQTLYLMATDMGLAGCAIGTNNIDLFAKMTGIEFHVEGPVGQFAIGRGSKPEASN; the protein is encoded by the coding sequence TTGCGCGCTCCCGGAAAAAACAAAGGCCGGCGGATCGCGCCCCCAACCATTTCCGCCCGGCTGGCCGGACACATCACGCTCGAAGCGCACCCGGACGGAAGTCTCCTCGCCTGCTTCGATGGCCATGCGGTTGGCCTGGGAAAATTCAGCGCCGGCGCGGTGGATAGAGCGCAGGAGCTTCGCACAGGCCTGCCACTGGGTTCGTTTGCCTCTGACAGCCTGGTCGACAAGGAAATCGATCTGTTGGTCCGTCGACTGGCCCGGCGCGGTCTTGTGGAGTACCGCTTCGGGCGCTCGGCCGACGATATGGACCAGGTCGTTATCGAACCGCAGGTTCCCGATTATTGGCCGCAAGCGCCAAAGCTTGGCGATGCCGACATGATCGTGCTGTCGCGGTTTGCCTACTTGCGACGCCGCGCCAATGAGATGGTCCTGGAATCGCCGCGCGCCGGTGCGTTGTTCAGGATTTGCGATGCGAAGGTTGCAACCACCCTCGCCTTGCTGTCTACGCCGCGGCAAATCAAGCAGTTCCGACGACAGGACGGCTTTCCAGGGATCGAGCTTCTCGCCTTGCTGCTGGATTGCCAGATCCTTTTCAGGGTCGACGCCGGCAGCAGTGAAGGCCTGCGACCGGCCGAGGGCGACGATCATCTCGTCCTCTGGGACTTTCACGATCTCCTGTTCCACACGCGCATCACGGAAGGCCGGCAGGCCAATCCGCTGGGCGGGCTTTTTCCGTATGCGGACGTGATAGCTCCGCCGCCGGCGGTGCGGCCGCCCTGGCCCGGAAAACAAATAGATCTAGACGAGCTTTCGACCGCACCTTCGCAGACCATCTCGCCGATCGCAAAGCTGCTGCGTGAACGCCATTCAACGCGCGATTTCGACGACCAGCAGCCGATCACGCTCGCCGAGCTTTCGCGGTTTCTCGACGGCACCGCGCGGGTCCAGTCGAAATGGCAAAGCACGCTCGACTTTGGCGATGCCGCCCCAGTGGTCGCCTACACCGCCAGGCCATATCCGTCCGGCGGCAGTGCTTACGAACTCGAACTCTATCTGGCCGTCGCCAATTGCGAAGGACTCGAACGCGGATTCTATCATTACGACGCCGACCGGCACGCGCTGGTACCGATCGGCGTACGCTCTCAAGAGTTCGACGCGCTGTTGGCGTCAGCCGAATTTGCGATGGACGCACCCGCCCCGCCCCAGATCCTGATCACGATCGCTGCGCGCTTCGATCGGGTTTCATGGAAATACAGCTCGATCGCCTATTCGTTGATTTTGAAGGATGTCGGCGTCTTGATCCAGACGCTCTACCTGATGGCGACCGATATGGGACTTGCCGGGTGTGCGATCGGGACCAACAATATCGACTTGTTCGCGAAGATGACCGGGATCGAGTTCCACGTCGAAGGCCCGGTCGGTCAATTTGCAATCGGTCGCGGCAGCAAACCGGAAGCGTCCAACTAG
- a CDS encoding ABC transporter substrate-binding protein, translating to MDLNRRKVVQWGAAGLVGAAFPAPALAQSREKLRFLFDFSPWGYHAATHLAAQKGWFNDAGLDVEFLDGRGSAYSIQVTASGQADIASAQLGPMAIARENKLPLTSIAGWVRKTDLAVLVPADSPISTVADLKGKKISCFSSSPWLPYIDPFLRAGKLSRDDVSITMVAPDALVSVYVAGTVDAVMTTAPFGLPLLTASKPSKPILAADYGIAFPSYGLVALEETVKNKASALSAFAKVQQKAWIYTYDGHTDEAVDAIIAMRPDVRLNRANLKGQLEAYRAFFDSKRTAGRPYGLQAKEDWDDALTLMEAAKVVKPGWKAEQYFTNALLEG from the coding sequence ATGGATCTGAATCGGCGCAAAGTCGTCCAATGGGGCGCTGCTGGATTGGTCGGTGCCGCATTCCCGGCACCCGCACTCGCTCAGTCGAGGGAAAAGCTTCGTTTCCTCTTCGATTTCTCTCCCTGGGGCTATCACGCGGCGACGCATCTGGCGGCGCAGAAAGGCTGGTTTAACGACGCCGGCCTCGACGTGGAGTTCCTTGATGGCCGTGGAAGCGCTTATTCCATCCAGGTGACCGCCAGCGGGCAGGCCGATATCGCGTCCGCTCAGCTCGGGCCGATGGCGATCGCCCGGGAAAACAAACTGCCGCTGACATCGATTGCCGGGTGGGTGCGAAAGACAGATCTTGCCGTGCTTGTTCCGGCGGATTCGCCGATTTCGACCGTCGCCGATTTGAAGGGCAAGAAAATCTCCTGCTTCTCGAGCAGTCCCTGGCTTCCCTATATCGATCCGTTCCTCCGCGCCGGCAAGCTCAGCAGGGACGACGTGTCCATCACGATGGTCGCGCCGGATGCGCTGGTATCCGTCTATGTTGCCGGCACCGTCGATGCCGTGATGACAACCGCGCCGTTCGGCTTGCCGCTCCTGACGGCCAGCAAGCCATCAAAGCCCATTCTTGCGGCAGATTATGGTATTGCCTTTCCGAGCTACGGACTTGTAGCTCTCGAAGAGACCGTCAAGAACAAAGCGTCCGCGCTTAGCGCTTTCGCCAAGGTTCAGCAGAAAGCATGGATCTATACCTATGACGGCCACACCGACGAGGCCGTTGACGCGATTATCGCCATGCGCCCCGACGTCAGGCTCAATCGCGCCAACCTCAAGGGCCAGCTCGAAGCCTACCGGGCCTTTTTCGACAGCAAAAGGACGGCAGGCCGTCCGTATGGACTGCAGGCAAAAGAGGACTGGGATGATGCATTGACGCTGATGGAAGCAGCGAAGGTCGTTAAGCCGGGATGGAAAGCTGAGCAATATTTTACGAATGCGCTTCTTGAGGGATGA
- a CDS encoding response regulator transcription factor: MTGRKVPSERADFSKDSIVFIVDDDPIVRGAISSLLMSVGQQVQLFESATDLLQSSLPAIPGCLVLDIRLPGLSGLDLQAELANAGLPIPIIFITGHGDIPMSVKAMKAGAIDFLTKPFRDQDLLDAVTRALDRDRKRRDNEKGTEDLRAKYVTLTAREKQIMALVTDGLMNKQIASRLEISQVTAKIHRGKVMRKLGAKSLADLVVMAESLGVRGKLPQET; encoded by the coding sequence ATGACAGGCCGCAAAGTTCCATCCGAGCGAGCGGATTTCTCAAAGGATTCGATCGTCTTCATCGTCGATGACGATCCAATCGTGCGGGGGGCGATCAGCAGCCTCCTCATGTCGGTCGGCCAGCAAGTCCAGCTGTTTGAATCCGCAACGGACTTGCTGCAGTCGAGCCTCCCGGCGATACCTGGCTGCCTGGTGCTTGATATCAGGTTGCCGGGGTTGAGCGGCTTGGATCTCCAGGCGGAGCTCGCCAATGCGGGCCTTCCGATTCCCATCATTTTCATCACAGGACATGGCGATATCCCGATGTCGGTGAAAGCCATGAAGGCGGGGGCCATCGACTTTCTGACAAAGCCGTTTCGCGATCAGGATTTGCTTGACGCCGTGACAAGGGCACTCGATCGTGATCGAAAGAGGCGCGACAATGAAAAGGGTACCGAGGACCTCCGAGCCAAATATGTGACTTTGACCGCTCGGGAAAAACAAATCATGGCTTTGGTGACCGACGGCCTCATGAACAAGCAGATCGCCAGCAGATTGGAAATCAGCCAGGTCACCGCCAAAATTCACCGGGGTAAGGTCATGAGAAAATTGGGCGCCAAGTCCTTGGCGGACCTGGTGGTCATGGCCGAGTCCCTGGGGGTACGCGGCAAATTGCCCCAAGAGACCTGA
- a CDS encoding TOMM precursor leader peptide-binding protein yields MTGNRRTSPKPNVKKEIPQFAPNFTVYVLPPDVVCLYSEDRKFFLHGELYCALASAIGKGGKSLPELVRELERNFPSDKIEEALKRLIERRYIVPASPSSAGAVAGYWASLGLPPGIAEQNLGNCRVRVQSIDVQGATELGAALSALGVHVVTRSPDLTVMLVNDYLERRLAELNQQHVSERTPWLLVQPSGAFPLVGPVFRPGESACWTCLFDRMIRNREVKGFLDRAPARAVAVSTLARNTLGQSSVQFAAVEIAKAIASGFRTELNDHIVSLDLLGSTMVKHYVSARPQCPTCGRKKLLDPRRAPEPIELGPGAKLIMTSGGYRTVSSRATVARFRKHVSPLTGVVTRLERIEADLPMNTNYYAAHNFSGPALNVDQLRAGLSGGSFGKGSTAEQGEASALMEAIERYSGIFQGDEIRATRRFTDFPPGDAIPPNEVLLYSDAQFRTDPTPTSDTTDSHVVPAPFDPSARIEWSPVWSLRDQRFKYLPTSLLYFFYGGGPAAFNADSNGCAAGNTLEEAIVQGFLELVERDSYAIWWYNRLQRAEVDLGQFDDSYVRDLQTQLSDTGRRLWVLDVTSDLGVPTYVAISHWMKNGQENIEFGSGAHFDKRIAVLRALTELNQFLSIGLMGGGTGEKSSLDGTNPLRLQDHPFLTPSGNPATQPGSDVKFGPLDNTRDQVIACVDIAARAGLDFLVLNQTRPDIEVPIVRVIVPGLRHFYRRFAPGRLYDIPVKLGLLDRPRLESELTPFLPHT; encoded by the coding sequence ATAACTGGCAATCGCAGAACCAGTCCCAAGCCAAACGTCAAAAAAGAGATTCCGCAGTTCGCGCCGAATTTCACCGTCTATGTGCTGCCGCCCGACGTCGTCTGCCTGTACTCCGAAGACCGAAAGTTCTTTCTTCACGGCGAGCTTTATTGTGCGCTGGCCTCGGCCATCGGAAAAGGCGGAAAGAGTCTTCCGGAGCTCGTTCGCGAGCTGGAGCGGAATTTTCCGTCCGACAAGATCGAGGAAGCTCTGAAGCGGCTCATCGAGCGCCGCTATATCGTCCCGGCATCGCCCTCCTCCGCCGGCGCCGTGGCCGGCTATTGGGCAAGCCTCGGGCTGCCGCCCGGAATCGCGGAGCAAAATCTGGGGAATTGTCGCGTCCGCGTTCAATCGATCGACGTGCAGGGCGCGACCGAACTCGGTGCCGCGCTGAGTGCACTGGGCGTTCATGTCGTCACGCGTTCTCCCGACCTGACGGTCATGCTGGTGAACGATTATCTCGAACGGCGGCTGGCTGAATTGAACCAGCAGCATGTGTCGGAGCGTACGCCCTGGCTGCTGGTCCAGCCCTCCGGCGCCTTTCCCCTGGTGGGGCCGGTGTTCAGACCGGGCGAGAGCGCCTGCTGGACCTGCCTTTTCGATCGCATGATACGCAATCGTGAGGTCAAGGGCTTTCTCGACCGCGCACCGGCGCGCGCTGTCGCCGTTTCAACCCTCGCCCGCAATACGCTCGGACAAAGCTCCGTCCAGTTTGCAGCGGTCGAAATCGCAAAAGCGATCGCCAGCGGATTCCGCACCGAGTTGAACGATCACATCGTCAGCCTCGACCTGCTGGGCTCGACCATGGTGAAGCATTACGTCTCGGCCCGCCCGCAATGTCCGACCTGCGGCCGCAAAAAGCTGCTGGACCCGCGCCGGGCACCGGAGCCGATCGAGCTTGGCCCCGGCGCCAAGCTGATCATGACCAGCGGGGGATACCGGACGGTGTCGTCGCGGGCCACGGTGGCGCGTTTCCGAAAGCATGTGAGCCCTCTCACCGGTGTGGTCACGCGGCTGGAGCGGATCGAAGCCGACTTGCCCATGAACACCAACTACTATGCGGCGCACAATTTTTCGGGACCGGCGCTTAACGTCGATCAGCTCAGGGCGGGACTGAGCGGCGGCAGTTTCGGCAAGGGCAGCACTGCCGAGCAGGGTGAAGCCAGCGCGCTGATGGAGGCGATCGAGCGCTATTCCGGGATTTTCCAAGGCGACGAGATCAGAGCGACGCGGCGCTTCACGGATTTCCCGCCGGGCGATGCTATTCCCCCCAACGAGGTCCTGCTCTACAGCGACGCGCAATTCCGGACGGACCCGACACCGACGTCCGACACGACCGATTCCCATGTCGTTCCGGCTCCATTCGATCCGTCGGCCAGGATCGAGTGGTCGCCGGTCTGGTCGCTGCGCGATCAACGCTTCAAATATCTTCCGACCAGCCTGTTATATTTTTTCTACGGTGGTGGCCCCGCCGCCTTCAACGCGGATTCCAACGGCTGCGCAGCGGGCAACACGCTGGAGGAGGCCATTGTCCAGGGATTCCTCGAACTGGTGGAACGGGATTCCTACGCGATCTGGTGGTACAATCGATTGCAACGGGCGGAAGTGGACCTCGGCCAATTCGACGACTCCTACGTCCGCGACCTGCAAACCCAGCTGTCCGACACCGGGCGCCGGCTTTGGGTGCTCGACGTCACCAGCGATCTTGGCGTTCCGACCTATGTGGCGATATCGCACTGGATGAAGAACGGTCAGGAAAATATCGAGTTCGGCTCCGGCGCGCACTTCGATAAGCGCATTGCCGTGCTGCGTGCATTGACTGAGCTGAACCAGTTTCTGTCGATCGGTCTGATGGGCGGCGGAACCGGCGAGAAATCGAGTCTCGACGGCACCAATCCATTGCGTCTGCAAGACCATCCCTTTTTGACGCCGAGCGGCAATCCAGCGACCCAGCCGGGCTCCGACGTGAAGTTCGGCCCGCTCGACAACACCCGCGATCAAGTCATCGCCTGCGTCGATATCGCTGCTCGCGCGGGCCTCGATTTCCTCGTCCTCAATCAGACCCGGCCCGACATCGAAGTGCCCATCGTCAGGGTAATCGTTCCGGGACTGCGGCATTTCTATCGCCGCTTCGCACCGGGCAGGCTTTACGATATTCCGGTAAAGCTCGGATTGCTGGATCGGCCGCGGTTGGAGAGCGAACTCACGCCGTTTCTCCCCCATACCTGA